A window of Mycolicibacterium madagascariense genomic DNA:
TCCTCGGATCGTGGGGTGGGGTCGGCAGTGGTCGGGCGCCGGCTAGGTATTGTTCACCTGAGCCAGAGTAGCTCCGGCGTCACTGCGTCATCGCGGCCCGAATGACGTCGAAGTCGTGCTGGTCGATCGAGAAGACGCCCGATCGGAACCGGAACCCCCACCGCGACGTGTCCTCGATGAAGGTCAGCTGATCGAGCAGCGGTCGAATGGGTGTCTCGGCGCACGGAATGAACTCCATCCGGCGGCGATACGGCTGAAATTGCGGGTCGAAGTCCTCCTGGTACACCTCGTCGTCGCACACCCGTCCCAGTGCGGTGAAGGCCTGCAGGCGATCGCCGTCGGGGTAGTCGGTCTTGGGCGAGTAGAAGACGATCCAGTCGTCGCGCTCCATCCGGCGGAGCATGTGCGGTCTGCCATGATTGGCCTGCGTGAAGCCGCCCGCCACGCCGCGCAGCACGTGGCCGCGGCTCACGGTGTTGATCCAGTACGTCATGGCGCCAAAGCTAGGGGCGCTCACCGACAATCATCGCCCGTCATCCACAGGCTGGCGCGAAGTCATCCACAGACCACGAAGCCGCCGATGCTGATGCATCGGCGGCTCGGGCGACGGCACCGCCATGGCGCCTCACGGCAGGTGGTCGCTCTAGGCGACGAATTTAGTTGGTACCCGGGGCATGTCCGGCACCGTCGGCAATAGCTTAACCACGGATCGGCACCCGGGTATTCCGAACCGCCGTCATTCGAGGTCGGCGGGGGTGGCCCGCGGACGGAGTCAGGCCGTTTCCAGGAACTGTTCGACGAAGACGCGCCGTCGACGGATCGGCTGGCCGTGGCGCTCGGCCAGTTCGCGCAACTGGCGCAGCGCATGACCGCGGCCCCGCCCCGACTCCGGCACCACGATTCCCGCCCAGAGGCCCTCGGCCCGCGGCAGTTCGACGGCCTCGCGGGCACACACCCAGCGCCGCGGGCACGAGCGGCAGATGGCCTTGGCGTCGTCGTCGGCCGTGGTGGTCCATCGCTCGGGGTCCTTCGTGCACTCGCCGAGGGGCAGCCCGTCGAGGCCGACGGGGGTGGACGCTCGTTCGCCATTCGATGCCTTCAAGACCCTGCTCCTTGTCTCCGGTGAGGCGGCAGCGCAGCCGCGCGGAGGGGAACCTATCGACGCAACCGTAGCGATGCAATGGTTGAACGGGGTTGCACACGTGCGGTTGCTCGAGACGTCCGCGGCAACGGGGCCCGTCACCATAACTGGGCAAACCCGTTGTCGCGCCGCTCATCTCGCCTCGTCGAACCGTGGTGACGTCTGCGGGCGCCGCCATGTTCGCGTGGCATCGACACGGTTCGAAAAGCTCTGCATCGGCAGGGTCGGTAGAGCTGCTACGGTTGCTGCGGGCGGTCTGGCCGGCCCTGCGCGACGACGCAGGACGGTGATCGCCCACCGTCCAGCGCACCTGATCATCGAGGACTCACCGGACAATGACAGCGCCACCGTCGACGTCACGTCATCGGCATGCGGATCCCGGCACCGTCGCGACGGACCCAGGCATGGTGCGGGCCGGTGCGGCTGCGGCGGCGCGGCGCCGGGAGCTCGACATCAGCCAGCGCAGTCTCGCCGCCGAGGGCATCATCAACGCCGGCGCCCTCATCTCCTTCGAGAAGGGGCGCAGCTGGCCGCGCGACAAGACCCGGGCCAAGCTCGAGGACGTCCTGCGCTGGCCGCCGGGGACCATCGATCAGATTCGGTCCGGTGCCCCCGCCGCCCGCACCGACGTCCGGGCCGAATTCGCTGCGGACGCGGCGCACTCGGACGAGGGATCGCTGATCTCGGAGGCGGTGGTGGCCGCGGTCAATGCGCTGGGATCGGCCATCGCCGCCGTGCCCGCCCGCGACCATCCCGAGTTCATCCCTAGGCTTTCGGCAATCCTGGCGGACCTTCGGCAACTCGAGGGGGTAGCCACCCGCGCGACCAAGGTCGGCAGGGTCACCCCGGCCTTGATCCGGGCGCTCAGCGCGGTCCGCGGACGGATCGACGACGTCACGCTGCTGGCGGCGACCTCACCGGACGCCACCCTGGGGCAACGGCTCTACGCCGCCCGTCGACGGGCGAACCTCACGATCGCCGAGACGGCTCGCGCTGCCGGGGTCGCGGAGGAGGACGTCGTGTCCGTCGAGTCCGAGCGTGCGATCACCGGCGTGGCAGCCGACCTCCTCGAGCGCCTGCTCGGCCAGCTCGACTGAGGCCGATCAGTTCAGGTACTGCGCGGTCGACCCCGCGACCGGCATCTCGCCGAGGCCGAGCTTGCGGTGATCCCAGCTGCGCAGCCGGTCGGCCGCCACGCGCACCGCGATCCGGTTGTTCATCATCTGATCGACGTAGGGTCTCAGGTCCTCGGTGTACGGCCCGGTGTAGCGCTCCCACACGCTGATTCCCACGCGCAGGAGCAGGTCCGGGTCGCTGTCGACGATCTCGGCGTGGCCGTCGATCGACACGCCGCGCAGGGTGCCGTAGGTGTCGCCGTCCTCGATCAGCACCGTGAGGGTGGGGTTGCGGCGGAGGTTGACGGCCTTCTGCGACTTCGCCTTGGTCTCGAACCAAATCTCGCCGTCGATGATCGCGTACCACATGGCGACGAGGTGCGGCTTGCCGTCGGCCGACAGCGTCGCCAACGTGGCGGTGCGGCTGTGATCGATGAACTCGACGATCTCCTCGTCGGTCATGACGATCTTCGAGCGCTCGTTTCTTCCCATCGGTCATCCCTACCAGCGGCCCCGGGGCCGGCGACCACCGGGCTTGGGTTCGCCGCGCCGACCGGCCCGTCGCCCGCGCCGGCGGCGTCGCGTTCGCTCGCGGCGGCGACGAGAGGGTCACCCAACACGCGCTCCCGGCGAGCCGCAGGTCATTGACGACCCCGTCAAAGGCCTACTATGGGGGACGCTTCGACAGCATGACGATGGGGGTTCGCGAGCTGTGGCGAGAAAGACCGTGGTCGAATGGGTCGACGACATCGATGGCAGTGCGGCATCGGAGACGGTGACCTTCACCATCGACGGGTCCCGGTATGAGATCGACCTGTCCGAGAAGAACGCGGCCAAGCTCCGCGACGTCATGAGCGGTTGGATCGAGGCGAGCCGGCGGTCGACGCATCGCCGATCCCGCGCATCGGTCCCCAAGCACGACTCCTCGGAGTCGACGGAAGCGCGAAAGTGGGCCATCGACAACGGGTTCGACGTCGGACCTCGCGGCAGGCTGCGCTCCGAGGTGCTCGACGCCTACCGCTCCCGCTCCGACTAGGACCCTCCCCTCCGACGAAAGCATGCCGATCCATGCATGTGTCGAGGTAGGCTCGGTGGCGTTACGTCCGTGCGCACCGAAGGGGGGACCCACCTCGTGGGAGACGACACGCACGGCCACGACGGGCACTCCCACGGGGTGACCGCCGACGCGGACCGCACCTGGCTGACCATCGCCCTGGTCCTCATCGTCGGCTTCATGGCCGCCGAGGTGGTCGTGGGCGTGCTGGCGGGTTCGCTGGCCCTCATCACCGACGCCGGGCACATGCTGACCGACGCCGCGTCGATCGTGCTCGCGCTGGCGGCGATCCGGCTCGCCGCCCGGCCCGCCCGCGGCGACTACACCTACGGCCTCAAGCGCGCGGAGATCCTCTCCGCCCAGGCCAACGGCATCACGCTGCTGCTCCTGGCGGCGTTCTTCGTCTTCGAGGGCGTCCGGCGCCTGTTCGTCCCCGGCGAGGTCGAGGGTGCGCTGGTCTTCGTCACCGCGCTCGTCGGCATTGCGGTCAACGTCGCGGCGTCCTGGAGCATCAGCAAGGCCAACCGGTCGAGCCTCAACGTCGAGGGCGCGTTCCAGCACATTCTCAACGACCTCTACGCCTTCATCGCCACCGCGGTCGCAGGGGCCGTCGTGTGGTTCACCGGCTTCGCCCGCGCCGACGCGATCGCCGCCCTGATCGTGGCGGCGCTCATGGTCAAGGCGGGGTGGGGCCTGGTCCGGGCGTCCGGCCGCATCTTCCTCGAAGCCGCTCCGCGCGGAGTCGACCCCGAGGCGGTCGGTGCGGAACTGGCGGCCGTCGGCGCCGTCGTCGAGGTGCACGACCTGCACATTTGGGAGATCACGTCGGGTGAGGCCGCACTGTCGGCGCACGTGCTCGTGAGTGAGGGCGTCGACTGCCACGCCGTCCGAAACGGGCTCGAGCAGATCCTGCACGACCGCCACCACATCGACCACACCACGCTGCAGGTCGACCACGCCTGCGTCGACGATCCCGAAGAACACTGCGTCGAGCCGCACGGGCAGTCCTACCGAGGCTAACGCGGGCGCTACGTCCGCACCTTGATCCCGTACTGACTCAGCTTGCGGTACAGAGTCGCTCGACTCATGCCGAGTTGGCGCGCCGCCTCGGCCATCGTGGGTCCGCTGCGCGCGGTCAGCACGCGGACGATCTCGCCCCGCTCAAAAGTCTCGATGCGCGACAGATGTCGGGATGGCCCGGCCAGCACCTCCGGCGGCAGGCTGCCCACGTCGATGACGTCGGTCCGGTTGGCGGCGTGCGCGACGACCCTGGCGAGTTGGTCGACGTTGCCGGGCCAGCCGTAGTTCTGCAGGGCACGCGACGCGGCGGGGCTCACGACGACGTCGCGCCCCCGGGCCCGCTTGGCGATGTGGGCGGCGAGTGGGAGTACGTCGTCGGGCCGCTCGCGCAACGGCGGCACCTCGACCACGGCGTCGACGAGACCCGCCAGGGCCGGGGGGACGTCCTCGAAGCGTTCCGCGGTCACGGCGAAC
This region includes:
- a CDS encoding pyridoxamine 5'-phosphate oxidase family protein, giving the protein MGRNERSKIVMTDEEIVEFIDHSRTATLATLSADGKPHLVAMWYAIIDGEIWFETKAKSQKAVNLRRNPTLTVLIEDGDTYGTLRGVSIDGHAEIVDSDPDLLLRVGISVWERYTGPYTEDLRPYVDQMMNNRIAVRVAADRLRSWDHRKLGLGEMPVAGSTAQYLN
- a CDS encoding cation diffusion facilitator family transporter, giving the protein MTADADRTWLTIALVLIVGFMAAEVVVGVLAGSLALITDAGHMLTDAASIVLALAAIRLAARPARGDYTYGLKRAEILSAQANGITLLLLAAFFVFEGVRRLFVPGEVEGALVFVTALVGIAVNVAASWSISKANRSSLNVEGAFQHILNDLYAFIATAVAGAVVWFTGFARADAIAALIVAALMVKAGWGLVRASGRIFLEAAPRGVDPEAVGAELAAVGAVVEVHDLHIWEITSGEAALSAHVLVSEGVDCHAVRNGLEQILHDRHHIDHTTLQVDHACVDDPEEHCVEPHGQSYRG
- a CDS encoding transcriptional regulator — translated: MVRAGAAAAARRRELDISQRSLAAEGIINAGALISFEKGRSWPRDKTRAKLEDVLRWPPGTIDQIRSGAPAARTDVRAEFAADAAHSDEGSLISEAVVAAVNALGSAIAAVPARDHPEFIPRLSAILADLRQLEGVATRATKVGRVTPALIRALSAVRGRIDDVTLLAATSPDATLGQRLYAARRRANLTIAETARAAGVAEEDVVSVESERAITGVAADLLERLLGQLD
- a CDS encoding WhiB family transcriptional regulator yields the protein MKASNGERASTPVGLDGLPLGECTKDPERWTTTADDDAKAICRSCPRRWVCAREAVELPRAEGLWAGIVVPESGRGRGHALRQLRELAERHGQPIRRRRVFVEQFLETA
- a CDS encoding EVE domain-containing protein — translated: MTYWINTVSRGHVLRGVAGGFTQANHGRPHMLRRMERDDWIVFYSPKTDYPDGDRLQAFTALGRVCDDEVYQEDFDPQFQPYRRRMEFIPCAETPIRPLLDQLTFIEDTSRWGFRFRSGVFSIDQHDFDVIRAAMTQ
- a CDS encoding histone-like nucleoid-structuring protein Lsr2 — translated: MARKTVVEWVDDIDGSAASETVTFTIDGSRYEIDLSEKNAAKLRDVMSGWIEASRRSTHRRSRASVPKHDSSESTEARKWAIDNGFDVGPRGRLRSEVLDAYRSRSD